In Cellvibrio polysaccharolyticus, a genomic segment contains:
- a CDS encoding MBL fold metallo-hydrolase, which yields MGKFYNRLMMFFTALCLSIPALAKPLTLEVYNPGNEAIFPVTSVLVKGEKEILLVDAQFEKRYAEALVKKIRDSGKKLSAIYISHSDPDYYFGADHILKAFPDAKLLATSATIASIASTYKAKQEHWKGVLNENAPKTIILPEPITGQELFLEEQRIDIIGVNEPDPNRTFLWIPSLKTILGGIPLTANTHPWIADSATAESRHTWLRLLDEMEKLQPERVIPGHFVVNTDGSQPDSPAVIQFMRDYLVTLNAEDQKTENADALIQAMEKHYPDLAGKPTLNFSAKVIKGEENWPGQ from the coding sequence ATGGGAAAATTTTACAACCGCTTGATGATGTTTTTCACGGCACTCTGTCTGAGCATTCCTGCGCTGGCAAAGCCGCTCACTCTCGAAGTGTATAACCCCGGCAACGAAGCAATTTTTCCGGTCACTTCAGTGCTGGTAAAGGGCGAGAAAGAAATTCTGCTGGTGGATGCGCAATTTGAAAAACGCTACGCCGAGGCGTTGGTAAAAAAAATTCGCGACTCCGGAAAAAAACTTTCTGCCATTTACATCAGCCACAGCGACCCCGATTACTACTTCGGGGCAGACCATATTTTGAAAGCTTTTCCTGATGCAAAATTGCTGGCGACATCTGCCACCATCGCCTCTATCGCCAGCACCTACAAAGCCAAACAGGAACACTGGAAAGGTGTATTGAATGAGAATGCACCGAAAACCATCATCCTGCCGGAGCCAATCACCGGTCAGGAGCTTTTTCTGGAAGAACAGCGCATCGACATTATTGGCGTCAATGAGCCGGATCCTAACCGCACATTTTTATGGATTCCTTCATTAAAAACTATTTTGGGCGGAATTCCGTTAACCGCCAACACCCATCCATGGATTGCCGACTCGGCAACCGCCGAGTCGCGTCATACCTGGTTACGATTACTGGATGAAATGGAAAAACTGCAACCGGAGCGTGTTATTCCCGGTCACTTTGTTGTTAACACAGATGGCTCACAACCCGACTCACCAGCGGTGATTCAATTTATGCGCGATTATCTGGTTACGCTGAATGCAGAAGATCAGAAAACCGAAAATGCCGACGCCCTGATTCAGGCCATGGAAAAACACTATCCGGATCTGGCCGGAAAACCGACGCTGAATTTCAGCGCAAAAGTCATTAAAGGTGAAGAAAACTGGCCAGGACAATGA
- a CDS encoding pectate lyase family protein has product MREIFFKPALLAGVVLSSIFVLPVYAQSNGPNLALTGPGAGADGSGFSNTKLVRDGDAGTYTQSNGGNSQRVSVKWSSAISFNRVVLRESGNAITSWQLINNDTGALVASGNGIGSALTVDVGDVSMKKLNLVASGSAPLRMAEIEVYQSSGNASSASSSSSSSSSVSSVISSSSSSLSSSSSSSSSSTTSSSSSSATGPIGNISQECINLATNPYVNWRETALQSDQDIVKCLSDTLGRPIGYGENARGGFDPDGNSQLTIIVKNHPQGKTVEEQVRDAVTGEDHNWIVFDKVDFAASHEVGLYRLHCSNPALQTLLGATEAQCVNYRQWCAPKGFNDHAVCMNEFFNKALNSKALQDVAELRSVRNLVVGSNKTLDGRMSEAYFRFSGFAIGRDSTGSPTQTANNIIFTHLNFQGAGHTEDHYWDPDMIRSTGASHDIWIHKNTFYLTGDSAFDVKVGAYDITMSFNKIIDVKRAALHSSSDSHVIDAQIATTMHHNAFVTRDENYSEFGNTARRVPLIRRGTSHMFNNLFVNYRKDIVSVRRDAQLLWEDNALVVNRIHQEKASLEASLSELQKNLVRDVSGGNYRGEGIYLWFSDAACNLQSETQTHLTASSGSVGNLTAGYSAYSQNVIGDIRLPAGQDLVDYVSATAGKYGEIPFSSPLAADIYSVLGLPQSGCQ; this is encoded by the coding sequence ATGAGAGAAATATTTTTCAAGCCAGCTCTGCTGGCCGGTGTCGTATTGTCTTCAATTTTTGTGCTCCCGGTTTACGCGCAAAGTAATGGCCCCAATCTGGCGTTGACCGGCCCGGGTGCCGGTGCAGACGGCTCGGGTTTTTCCAATACCAAACTGGTTCGCGATGGTGATGCAGGCACCTATACCCAGTCAAACGGCGGCAACAGCCAGCGTGTTTCCGTTAAATGGAGTAGTGCAATTTCCTTCAATCGCGTGGTACTGCGCGAGTCCGGTAACGCCATCACCAGTTGGCAATTAATTAACAACGATACCGGCGCTCTGGTGGCCAGTGGCAACGGTATTGGCAGTGCACTGACAGTGGATGTTGGTGATGTGTCGATGAAAAAACTGAATCTGGTAGCGAGTGGCAGCGCGCCATTGAGAATGGCAGAGATAGAGGTTTATCAGAGCAGTGGTAACGCCAGCAGCGCTTCCAGCAGCAGCTCGTCATCATCGTCCGTCAGCTCGGTTATCAGCAGTTCTTCCAGTTCATTATCAAGTTCCTCTTCATCATCAAGCTCCTCGACAACCAGCTCCTCTTCCAGCAGTGCCACCGGTCCCATCGGCAATATCAGCCAGGAGTGTATTAATCTGGCAACCAACCCTTACGTGAACTGGCGTGAAACTGCGTTGCAAAGTGACCAGGATATCGTCAAATGTCTTTCTGACACACTGGGGCGGCCTATTGGTTATGGCGAAAACGCGCGGGGCGGTTTCGATCCCGACGGTAATAGCCAATTAACCATTATTGTGAAAAATCACCCGCAGGGAAAAACCGTAGAAGAGCAGGTCAGGGATGCGGTAACCGGTGAAGACCATAACTGGATTGTGTTTGATAAAGTGGATTTTGCGGCGTCTCACGAAGTGGGTTTATACCGTTTGCATTGCAGTAACCCGGCGCTACAAACTCTGCTGGGCGCAACCGAAGCCCAGTGTGTGAATTACCGTCAATGGTGTGCGCCAAAAGGTTTTAATGATCACGCTGTTTGTATGAATGAATTTTTCAACAAAGCGCTCAACAGCAAAGCATTGCAGGATGTGGCTGAGTTGAGAAGTGTGCGCAATCTGGTGGTCGGTTCCAATAAAACGCTGGATGGTCGCATGAGCGAAGCCTATTTCCGTTTCAGCGGTTTCGCTATTGGTCGTGACAGCACGGGTTCACCCACGCAAACCGCCAACAATATTATATTTACCCACCTGAATTTCCAGGGCGCGGGCCATACCGAAGACCATTACTGGGACCCGGATATGATTCGCTCCACGGGTGCATCGCACGATATCTGGATTCATAAGAACACTTTTTATTTGACCGGTGACTCTGCATTTGATGTGAAAGTGGGCGCTTACGACATCACTATGTCTTTCAATAAAATTATTGATGTAAAACGCGCAGCGCTGCACAGCTCCAGTGATAGCCACGTTATTGATGCGCAAATTGCCACCACCATGCATCACAACGCGTTTGTTACCCGCGATGAAAACTACAGCGAGTTTGGCAATACCGCACGACGCGTGCCGTTGATCCGTCGTGGCACCTCGCATATGTTCAATAATCTTTTCGTCAACTACCGCAAGGATATTGTCAGTGTGCGGCGCGATGCGCAGTTGCTGTGGGAAGACAATGCGTTGGTGGTGAACCGTATTCACCAGGAAAAAGCGTCCCTCGAAGCGTCGCTGAGCGAGCTGCAAAAAAATCTGGTAAGAGATGTTAGCGGTGGCAATTACCGCGGTGAGGGCATTTACCTCTGGTTCTCTGACGCCGCGTGCAATCTTCAGTCGGAAACACAAACGCACCTCACTGCATCATCCGGTTCTGTGGGCAACCTTACCGCGGGTTACTCCGCTTACTCACAAAACGTCATTGGCGATATCCGTTTGCCTGCCGGTCAGGATCTGGTGGATTACGTTTCTGCCACTGCCGGTAAATATGGCGAAATTCCATTCAGTTCGCCGCTGGCGGCAGATATCTATTCGGTACTGGGCTTGCCGCAGAGCGGCTGTCAGTAA
- a CDS encoding pectate lyase family protein codes for MRVSQLKNSLFTGIAVVSLQLFCVSALHAQSLGANLALTGPGAGADGSGFSNTKLVRDGDTGTYTQASGTSNQRVSVKWSSAVNFNTVVLRESGNNVSSWQLVDNDTGAQLASGTTIGSARTVNVGNASTKKINLIVNGSSPLRIAEIEVYSGGSNVSSSSSSSSTAGSSSSAAAGNASVNLSGSAAGGSANLSWSVSGNINAIEVYQDTDSNPAGRVRIASLGAGERNYTATGLNSGTPYWFWVKYRNSSNNTWSDSNAISVTPTGSGGGNSSSSSSTGGGGTPGNLLSCQQANTVQGFASLGGGTTGGAGGNSITVSNGTQLVAALATKKNNTSPLRIYVNGTITEGNSGGAKQFDIKDMENVSILGVGNNGVFDGIGLNIVRANNVIVRNVKIRYNRIGQKDGISIDGTSRNVWIDHNEIHNSLDVHKDYYDELVSGKGNIDNITISYNYLHSSWKTSLWGSSDSNNFDRRVTFHHNYFENVNSRLPLFRFGQAHVYNNYYKNVLDTGINSRMGARIRIDNNYFENVKNPIVSFYSSQIGYWHTAGNVFQSVTWQEYPSDGIIAGPNVGSTVNYNPPYNYSLMSANDARAHVLVNAGVGKVSNCL; via the coding sequence ATGAGAGTCTCTCAATTAAAAAACAGCCTGTTTACAGGCATTGCCGTTGTATCGTTACAGTTATTTTGTGTGTCTGCCTTGCACGCGCAAAGTTTGGGCGCCAACCTGGCATTGACCGGCCCGGGTGCCGGTGCTGACGGTTCCGGTTTCAGTAACACCAAGCTGGTGAGAGATGGTGATACCGGAACCTACACCCAGGCCAGTGGTACCAGTAATCAACGTGTGTCGGTGAAGTGGAGCAGCGCGGTCAATTTCAATACCGTGGTGTTGCGCGAATCCGGTAATAACGTGAGCAGTTGGCAATTGGTAGATAACGATACCGGTGCACAATTGGCCAGTGGCACCACCATCGGTTCGGCGCGCACGGTGAATGTGGGTAACGCCAGCACCAAAAAAATCAACCTGATTGTTAATGGCAGCTCGCCGTTGCGCATTGCGGAAATTGAAGTCTATAGCGGTGGCTCCAATGTCTCTTCGTCATCGTCCAGCAGCTCAACCGCAGGCTCCAGTTCCAGCGCGGCCGCAGGTAATGCCAGTGTTAACCTGAGCGGTAGTGCCGCGGGTGGCAGCGCCAATTTGAGCTGGTCGGTGTCCGGTAATATCAATGCGATCGAGGTCTATCAGGATACCGATTCCAACCCGGCGGGCCGGGTGAGAATTGCCAGCCTGGGTGCCGGTGAGCGCAACTACACCGCGACCGGTTTGAATAGTGGTACGCCTTACTGGTTCTGGGTGAAATACCGCAATTCCAGCAACAATACCTGGTCAGATTCCAACGCGATCAGTGTAACGCCGACCGGGAGTGGCGGTGGCAACTCCAGCAGTTCGTCCAGCACCGGTGGTGGCGGAACGCCCGGCAATTTGTTGTCCTGTCAGCAAGCGAATACGGTGCAGGGTTTTGCTTCACTGGGCGGCGGTACTACCGGTGGCGCGGGCGGTAATAGCATTACCGTTTCCAACGGTACACAGCTGGTAGCGGCTCTGGCAACCAAGAAAAACAATACTTCACCCCTACGCATCTATGTGAATGGAACCATCACCGAAGGCAATAGCGGCGGTGCCAAGCAGTTCGATATCAAGGATATGGAAAACGTTTCCATTCTCGGTGTCGGCAACAACGGTGTGTTCGATGGTATTGGTTTGAATATTGTGCGGGCCAATAACGTGATTGTGCGTAACGTTAAAATTCGTTACAACCGCATTGGTCAGAAAGACGGTATCAGTATTGACGGTACGTCACGCAATGTCTGGATTGATCACAATGAAATCCATAATAGTCTTGATGTGCACAAAGACTATTACGATGAGTTGGTGAGCGGTAAAGGTAATATTGATAACATCACCATCTCTTACAATTACCTGCACTCAAGCTGGAAAACGTCCTTGTGGGGTTCCAGTGACAGCAATAACTTTGACCGTCGCGTAACTTTCCACCACAATTACTTTGAAAATGTAAATTCCCGTTTGCCGTTGTTCCGTTTCGGCCAGGCACATGTTTATAACAACTATTATAAAAATGTGCTGGATACCGGTATTAATTCACGCATGGGTGCCCGTATTCGCATTGACAATAATTACTTTGAAAATGTGAAAAACCCGATTGTGTCTTTCTACAGCAGCCAAATCGGTTATTGGCATACCGCAGGTAATGTGTTCCAGAGCGTTACCTGGCAGGAATACCCGAGTGATGGCATTATTGCCGGCCCTAACGTTGGCTCAACAGTCAATTACAACCCGCCTTACAACTACTCGTTGATGTCTGCCAATGATGCGCGTGCGCATGTATTGGTAAATGCGGGTGTTGGCAAGGTGAGTAATTGCTTGTAA
- a CDS encoding GreA/GreB family elongation factor: MTRQSLSARNAASTNPATRYFLQNTSGFSYSPVSMMNIIGKLDQLQDDNLANRHRARIGSQVTVYDADLRGEYLMELVNSEDSNPEQGRISVMSPLGAAILGLRKGQWAEVFLIGKTFHFEVRKVA, translated from the coding sequence ATGACTCGTCAATCACTGTCTGCACGCAACGCAGCATCAACCAACCCGGCAACCCGTTATTTTTTACAAAATACCTCGGGGTTTTCTTACAGCCCTGTAAGCATGATGAATATCATCGGCAAATTGGATCAATTGCAAGACGATAACCTTGCCAACCGCCATCGCGCGCGTATTGGCAGTCAGGTTACCGTTTACGATGCCGATTTACGGGGTGAGTATTTAATGGAATTGGTCAACTCCGAAGACAGCAATCCGGAACAGGGGCGAATTTCCGTTATGTCACCGCTCGGTGCCGCCATTCTCGGTTTGCGCAAAGGCCAATGGGCCGAGGTTTTTCTGATAGGAAAAACATTCCACTTTGAAGTGAGAAAAGTTGCCTGA
- a CDS encoding pectate lyase family protein translates to MKIQLIPVALLSLLLTACGGSSSSGKNNNQNNQSSSQKSSSEASSTVSSSSQAAQSQVLTGVFLDSAVGNIGYRTDTLEGFTSASGEFQYRAGELVTFFIGALEFPQVPGAAIITPLEIANTTDIRNPVVINISRLLQSLDKDGDPTNGLTITNEAIQAALTLDFTVAPEVFETSPEVLLLLSESSAAHTSLVPIETALSHLQETLTVINGPSSSSSSTGVVTSSSLSSVVQVSSVSSQAVSSASISSVINIPASSSVGQISSASSETATSTPVSSAESSVSSGVAVSSVSSASSAESSLSSVSSEAVSSADSSASSAESSATSVSSVSSDATSSTSVSSASSAATQEESYLWGFNPAAYQAEDNFFTTAYSSESNNVLTGSSSERHVDGLNIFLSSGSALRFRGDDNRWNFNGASWAESGANNVATPAVGATAPALRAYVGVPVEMGRAFSIDLEWQQSATDGVTSGSIMLIGSDNRVLEVVEALSGTGSIGYSADAGHTLSQVKIAYSRGGVSSGGVHINNLLLIHTGEAVQPSSSSSSSQSSQSSIASSTSSDATSSAVSSDAQSSGGSLPGNSSASSVSSNANSSIPASPLALSCEQANTVQGFASLDNGTTGGAGGTWVVATTGQEIVTALASKKNNATPLTIYINGTITPDNSGTNQFDVKDMDNVSIIGVNGNALFDGIGINIVRANNIIVRNVTMRWVRIGQKDHISIDNNSRNIWIDHNEFYNSLDVGKDFYDELASGKGDIDKVTLSYNHFHDSWKTSLWGSGDGNNFHRRISYIGNYWERVNSRLPLFRFGEGHILNNYYVAVRESGINSRMGAQMRVEANHFEDSKNVLISMDSSTHGFWNASDNVLQNIEWSEMPSGNCTSSKGCVWGGEPNTVQNGGDFGVYPNAKAGDVLMSTYEPGHTNGYVILPPVYDKGNDEIKHYVLANAGPGKLTHECLSIPAEISGGAGSSSSSVSSTSSASSVETSSSSDAGETSSASSVSSDGEQSSSSNGEVQIAFNENFDGATAANFYSTYRVNSNGQPIYKKSGGNPVFENGTISLTGARFTIGETGKDLDLSRPYTLSFDVISATGAGKLQIFVDNATTSGDRIFNETNSTLVAGQRFVLASSVGTAQSFIQIRTESSATLVFDNLQIEYTGAAGSSSSTSSSGNVGTSSSAGNNSSTGNISSSSSSSAMSSSSSSAAPLPSIPPGTGGLSSACYQLATDPFTNWHETSLQSDQEIVECLSLSLGKPVGYGENAKGGYDPNGNSKLTVIVKHHPDGRTVEEQIRDAVSGEEHNWIVFDKSDFAQSHEIGMYRLHCSNPAMQDLLGATEETCVNYYQWCDEKGFADHKTCMSEFFNKALNKKALQDVPELRTLRNLVVGSNKTLDGRLSEAYFRFSGFAIGRDSTGTPTQTANSIIFTHLNFQGAGHTEDHYWDPDMIRSTGASHDIWIHKNTFDTTGDSAFDVKVGAYNITMSFNEVVDVLRATLHSSSDSHTIDKQITTTMHHNAFVTRDEGYKTLGNTGRRVPLIRHGTSHMFNNVFVNYRKDILSIRKDARVLWEDNMIVVNRAHQEKSNLESALNELVGNMVKDIGGGSFRGEGVYLWFSDAACNLDDTTKRQITAASGSVDDLSLAYTLASQQVIGAQRVAAGQELVDYVSATAGKYGELPFNSPLAGNRSFVLEQGKAACQ, encoded by the coding sequence ATGAAAATCCAGCTAATCCCAGTGGCTTTATTAAGCCTGCTGTTGACGGCCTGTGGTGGCTCGTCTTCGTCAGGAAAAAATAACAATCAAAACAACCAATCCAGTTCGCAAAAAAGCAGTAGCGAAGCCTCTTCAACCGTATCTTCAAGCAGTCAGGCCGCCCAGTCGCAAGTACTTACCGGTGTTTTTCTCGATTCTGCTGTGGGTAATATCGGTTACCGCACTGATACCCTCGAAGGCTTTACCAGCGCTTCGGGTGAATTCCAGTATCGCGCCGGTGAGCTGGTTACTTTTTTTATCGGTGCGCTTGAGTTTCCACAGGTTCCCGGCGCTGCCATTATCACGCCGCTGGAAATTGCCAACACCACCGACATCAGAAACCCGGTGGTCATCAACATTTCCCGCTTGTTACAAAGCCTGGATAAAGACGGTGATCCCACCAACGGTTTAACCATTACCAATGAAGCCATACAAGCTGCTTTAACTCTGGATTTCACCGTAGCTCCGGAAGTGTTTGAAACTTCTCCGGAGGTTCTGCTGCTGTTGTCAGAATCTTCTGCGGCACACACCAGCCTGGTGCCAATAGAAACGGCGCTGAGTCACTTGCAGGAAACACTGACCGTTATTAACGGCCCATCCAGCAGTTCGTCTTCAACCGGTGTAGTAACTTCCTCATCGTTATCTTCTGTTGTACAGGTTTCGTCAGTTAGCAGTCAGGCTGTATCCAGTGCATCAATCTCTTCGGTAATTAATATTCCGGCGAGTTCTTCTGTTGGGCAAATTTCCTCGGCAAGTAGCGAGACCGCCACCAGCACACCGGTTTCTTCGGCTGAAAGTAGTGTTTCTTCCGGTGTTGCAGTTTCCTCTGTGAGCAGTGCTTCTTCCGCGGAATCTTCGCTTTCTTCGGTGAGTAGTGAGGCTGTTTCATCGGCAGACAGCAGCGCTTCTTCAGCAGAGTCTTCGGCTACTTCCGTTTCTTCAGTCAGCAGCGATGCCACATCAAGCACGTCAGTTTCTTCCGCATCTTCCGCGGCAACACAGGAAGAAAGTTATTTGTGGGGCTTTAACCCTGCTGCTTATCAGGCCGAAGATAATTTTTTCACCACTGCTTACAGCAGTGAAAGTAATAATGTGCTGACAGGATCTTCAAGCGAACGCCATGTTGATGGTTTGAATATTTTCCTCAGCAGTGGCTCTGCCTTGCGTTTCCGGGGTGACGATAATCGCTGGAATTTTAACGGCGCTTCGTGGGCCGAGTCAGGTGCTAACAATGTTGCAACACCTGCGGTAGGGGCAACGGCTCCTGCATTAAGAGCTTATGTGGGCGTGCCCGTTGAAATGGGTCGTGCTTTTTCAATTGATCTGGAATGGCAACAAAGTGCTACGGATGGTGTAACCAGCGGCAGTATTATGCTGATTGGTAGTGACAACAGAGTGCTTGAAGTTGTTGAGGCATTGAGTGGTACAGGGAGCATTGGCTATTCTGCCGACGCTGGCCATACCTTGTCCCAGGTGAAAATTGCCTACTCCCGTGGTGGTGTTTCCAGCGGCGGTGTACATATCAATAACCTGCTGCTTATTCACACTGGCGAAGCCGTACAACCTTCTTCCAGCTCATCCAGTTCGCAGAGTTCACAGTCGTCGATTGCCAGTAGCACCAGCAGCGATGCTACATCCTCTGCGGTTTCTTCTGATGCACAATCGTCTGGCGGATCGTTGCCCGGCAACTCTTCTGCTTCATCCGTAAGCTCCAATGCCAATTCGAGCATTCCTGCATCGCCGTTGGCATTGTCTTGTGAACAGGCAAATACAGTGCAGGGCTTTGCGTCTCTTGACAATGGCACTACCGGTGGCGCGGGTGGTACCTGGGTTGTTGCAACGACCGGTCAGGAAATCGTTACGGCACTGGCCAGCAAGAAAAACAATGCCACACCGCTGACCATTTATATCAACGGCACCATCACGCCTGATAATTCCGGCACCAACCAGTTTGATGTGAAGGATATGGATAATGTTTCCATTATCGGTGTGAACGGTAATGCGCTGTTTGATGGTATTGGTATCAACATCGTCCGAGCCAATAACATTATTGTGCGTAATGTGACTATGCGTTGGGTTCGCATTGGCCAGAAAGATCACATCAGCATTGATAACAACTCGCGCAATATCTGGATTGACCACAACGAGTTCTACAACTCGCTGGATGTGGGCAAGGATTTCTACGATGAGTTGGCCAGCGGTAAAGGTGATATTGATAAAGTAACTCTGTCGTATAACCACTTCCACGATAGCTGGAAAACCTCACTGTGGGGTTCAGGTGATGGCAACAACTTCCACCGTCGTATCAGCTATATCGGTAACTACTGGGAGCGCGTCAATTCCCGCTTGCCGCTGTTCCGTTTCGGTGAAGGGCATATCCTTAACAACTATTACGTGGCGGTTCGTGAGTCAGGTATTAACTCACGCATGGGTGCGCAGATGCGTGTTGAAGCCAACCACTTCGAAGATAGTAAGAACGTGCTGATTTCCATGGACAGCTCTACTCACGGCTTCTGGAATGCCAGTGACAACGTGCTGCAAAATATCGAATGGTCTGAAATGCCTTCCGGAAACTGCACCAGCAGCAAAGGTTGTGTCTGGGGCGGTGAGCCGAACACGGTGCAAAATGGCGGTGACTTTGGTGTGTACCCTAACGCGAAGGCGGGAGATGTTTTGATGTCAACCTATGAACCTGGCCATACAAACGGTTATGTCATTTTGCCTCCCGTTTACGATAAAGGTAATGATGAGATTAAACATTACGTGCTGGCCAATGCTGGCCCCGGTAAGTTGACCCACGAATGCTTGAGTATTCCGGCTGAAATTTCCGGTGGTGCAGGTTCTTCTTCCAGCAGTGTTTCTTCAACGTCCTCTGCCAGTTCGGTAGAAACCTCGTCGAGCAGTGACGCCGGCGAAACATCCAGTGCTTCTTCTGTTAGCAGTGACGGCGAACAATCCAGCTCTTCTAACGGTGAAGTGCAAATAGCCTTCAATGAAAACTTTGACGGTGCAACTGCGGCCAATTTCTATTCAACTTATCGTGTTAATAGCAATGGTCAGCCAATTTACAAAAAATCCGGCGGCAACCCGGTTTTTGAAAATGGCACCATCAGTTTGACCGGAGCGCGTTTTACCATTGGTGAAACGGGCAAGGATCTGGATTTGAGCAGACCTTACACCCTTTCTTTTGATGTGATCTCAGCCACCGGGGCTGGAAAACTGCAAATTTTCGTTGATAACGCTACTACCTCGGGCGATAGAATTTTCAATGAAACCAACAGTACTCTGGTAGCAGGGCAGCGCTTTGTTCTGGCAAGTTCGGTAGGTACTGCGCAATCCTTTATTCAAATTCGTACCGAAAGCAGCGCCACGCTGGTTTTCGATAATTTGCAAATTGAATATACCGGTGCCGCAGGTTCTTCCAGCAGTACATCCTCGTCTGGCAATGTCGGTACCAGTAGTTCAGCAGGAAATAACTCGTCTACCGGTAATATCAGTTCGTCCAGCAGTTCTTCTGCGATGTCTTCATCCAGCAGCTCAGCGGCGCCGCTGCCGTCTATTCCACCAGGAACCGGCGGTTTGAGCAGTGCCTGTTACCAGCTGGCTACCGATCCGTTTACTAACTGGCATGAAACCTCTTTGCAAAGCGATCAGGAAATTGTTGAGTGTTTGTCTCTGTCACTCGGCAAGCCGGTTGGTTATGGTGAGAACGCCAAAGGCGGTTATGATCCAAATGGTAATAGCAAGTTGACGGTTATCGTCAAACACCATCCGGATGGCAGAACCGTTGAAGAACAAATTCGTGATGCAGTAAGTGGCGAAGAACATAACTGGATTGTGTTCGACAAATCAGATTTTGCACAAAGCCATGAAATCGGTATGTATCGTCTGCACTGCAGCAACCCTGCGATGCAGGACTTGCTGGGCGCTACCGAAGAAACCTGCGTGAATTATTATCAATGGTGTGATGAAAAAGGCTTTGCTGATCACAAAACCTGTATGAGTGAATTTTTCAACAAGGCGTTGAATAAAAAAGCGCTGCAGGATGTGCCTGAGCTGAGAACCTTGCGCAATCTGGTGGTAGGTTCCAACAAAACACTGGATGGCCGCCTGAGTGAAGCCTATTTCCGCTTCAGTGGTTTTGCGATTGGTCGTGACAGTACTGGTACACCGACGCAAACAGCGAACAGCATCATTTTCACGCACCTGAACTTCCAGGGTGCGGGTCACACCGAAGACCATTACTGGGATCCGGATATGATTCGCTCCACCGGTGCATCGCACGATATCTGGATTCACAAAAACACCTTCGACACCACCGGTGACTCGGCGTTTGATGTGAAAGTAGGGGCCTACAATATCACCATGTCGTTTAACGAAGTGGTGGATGTGTTGCGTGCAACCCTGCACAGCTCCAGTGACAGTCATACTATCGACAAGCAAATTACCACCACCATGCACCACAATGCGTTTGTCACTCGCGATGAAGGTTATAAAACATTGGGTAATACCGGGCGCCGTGTGCCATTGATTCGCCATGGTACTTCACACATGTTCAATAATGTTTTTGTCAATTACCGCAAGGATATTCTGAGTATTCGCAAAGATGCCCGTGTGTTGTGGGAAGACAATATGATTGTGGTGAACCGCGCGCACCAGGAAAAATCCAATCTTGAGTCAGCTCTGAATGAACTGGTCGGTAACATGGTCAAGGATATCGGTGGCGGCAGTTTCCGTGGCGAAGGCGTCTATTTATGGTTCTCGGATGCAGCGTGTAACCTGGACGATACTACCAAGCGTCAAATTACGGCAGCTTCCGGCTCGGTTGATGATCTGTCGCTTGCTTATACACTCGCATCACAGCAAGTCATTGGCGCGCAACGCGTAGCAGCAGGACAGGAGTTGGTTGATTATGTGAGTGCAACTGCCGGCAAGTATGGCGAACTGCCGTTCAATTCACCCTTGGCAGGTAATCGTAGTTTTGTTTTGGAGCAGGGCAAGGCTGCTTGCCAGTAA